From one Nilaparvata lugens isolate BPH chromosome 2, ASM1435652v1, whole genome shotgun sequence genomic stretch:
- the LOC111059702 gene encoding THAP domain-containing protein 2, whose product MGFCCCVPNCRGNYQKTSKVSVFSFPKDETLKRKWIQAIRRKNFNPTKSSKVCEKHFDDRDIIKVVRAYNEHGENLEAKLNRVKLKEGAIPRFFPNCPKHWSTKYSSRESVEERRERQENYQLNQAIQKSLQSKKKYDDEFKFKSFIELSNLVDSVRVEVPSEWSVVKKPDSVLFLIVEAVPVPNIVLSAMYDNFICGE is encoded by the exons ATGGGATTCTGTTGTTGTGTACCCAACTGTCGCGGGAATTATCAGAAGACTTCAAAAGTTTCTGTATTTTCTTTTCCgaaagatgaaactttgaaaagaaAATGGATACAAGCGATAAGAAGGAAGAACTTTAATCCTACAAAATCTTCAAAG GTATGTGAAAAGCACTTTGATGATAGGGATATCATCAAAGTAGTAAGAGCATACAACGAGCATGGAGAAAATCTGGAAGCCAAACTCAATAGAGTCAAGTTGAAAGAAGGTGCAATTCCCAGATTCTTTCCCAATTGCCCAAAACATTGGTCAACTAAATATTCTTCAAGAGAAAGTgttgaagagagaagagagcgtCAAGAAAACTATCAGTTGAATCAAGCAATTCAGAAAAGTTTGCAATCAAAGAAGAAATACGATgatgaattcaaatttaaaagttttattgaattatcaaatttagtgGATTCAGTGAGAGTTGAAGTACCAAGTGAATGGAGTGTCGTAAAAAAACCAGACAGTGTTCTCTTCTTGATTGTTGAAGCTGTGCCTGTGCCTAACATTGTACTTTCAGCCATG tatGATAATTTCATCTGTGGTGAGTAA